Proteins encoded together in one Maricaulis maris window:
- a CDS encoding sulfatase-like hydrolase/transferase: protein MRILIIIGAIIAVLSGALALAWPHRIALPGLINRIQDPIGPNRDVVWSRDPEAAPMTAGERLPNMIIILVDDLGINDISAFGGGVAGGMMPTPNIDALARNGAIFSNGYAGNATCAPSRAAIMTGRFATRFGFEFTPAPVAFHRLLGSFDYGPHEAMWHEDRVSQTIPLEDQGLPPSEITIAEMLQAQDYQTLFLGKWHLGASEQFQPQNQGFDEWVGFYPGAALFMPINDPDVVNLRQEFDPVDRFLWPNLAYAVRWNGSDRFHPDGYMTDYFADEAVAAIEANANRPFFMYLSLNAPHTPIQALRSDVEALSYIEDERVRVYAAMIRAVDRAVGRVREALEAQGIADDTLIVFSSDNGAPSYIGFDDLNAPYRGWKANFFEGGIHVPMLVEWPARIAPGTVIDDPVAHVDLFATAAAAAGGEMPTDRVMDGLDMMAMIDSPDTVPERALFWRSDHYRVLLEGGWKLQVSEYPDRSWLFNLDADPTEQVDLAATEPARLAQMRARLDALNAEQSAPLWPSLVSAPVYVDTHALEERDADDTYVLWSN from the coding sequence ATGCGCATTCTCATCATCATCGGGGCGATCATTGCCGTTCTGTCGGGCGCGCTGGCGCTCGCCTGGCCCCACCGCATCGCCCTGCCGGGCCTGATCAACCGGATCCAGGACCCGATCGGTCCTAACCGGGACGTGGTCTGGAGCCGGGACCCGGAGGCGGCGCCGATGACAGCCGGCGAGCGGCTGCCCAACATGATCATCATCCTGGTGGATGATCTGGGTATCAACGACATCTCCGCCTTCGGGGGCGGTGTGGCGGGCGGGATGATGCCGACGCCGAATATTGACGCCCTCGCCCGCAATGGTGCCATTTTCTCCAACGGTTATGCCGGCAACGCGACCTGTGCGCCGTCCCGGGCGGCGATCATGACGGGCCGGTTTGCGACCCGGTTCGGCTTCGAGTTCACCCCCGCGCCGGTTGCCTTCCATCGCCTGCTCGGCTCCTTCGACTACGGGCCGCATGAAGCGATGTGGCATGAGGACCGCGTCAGCCAGACCATTCCCCTGGAAGACCAGGGCCTGCCGCCATCGGAGATCACCATCGCGGAGATGCTTCAGGCGCAGGACTACCAGACCCTCTTTTTGGGCAAGTGGCATCTTGGTGCGTCGGAACAATTCCAGCCCCAGAACCAGGGCTTTGACGAGTGGGTCGGCTTCTATCCGGGGGCGGCGCTCTTCATGCCGATCAATGATCCGGACGTGGTCAATCTCCGGCAGGAATTTGATCCGGTTGATCGCTTCCTGTGGCCCAACCTGGCCTATGCGGTGCGCTGGAACGGGTCTGACCGGTTCCATCCGGACGGCTACATGACCGATTATTTCGCCGATGAGGCGGTGGCCGCCATCGAGGCCAATGCCAATCGACCCTTCTTCATGTATCTGTCCCTGAACGCCCCGCACACGCCGATCCAGGCGCTGCGGTCGGATGTCGAGGCGCTGTCCTATATCGAGGACGAGCGGGTACGGGTCTATGCCGCGATGATCCGCGCCGTCGACCGGGCGGTCGGACGCGTCCGCGAGGCCCTCGAGGCCCAGGGCATTGCGGATGACACGCTGATCGTCTTCTCCAGCGATAATGGCGCACCGAGTTATATCGGGTTCGATGACCTCAATGCGCCCTATCGCGGCTGGAAGGCGAATTTCTTCGAGGGCGGCATCCACGTGCCGATGCTGGTCGAATGGCCGGCCCGCATCGCGCCGGGCACCGTGATCGACGACCCCGTGGCTCACGTCGACCTGTTTGCGACCGCGGCTGCTGCTGCGGGGGGCGAGATGCCGACCGATCGCGTGATGGACGGGCTCGACATGATGGCGATGATCGACTCCCCGGATACGGTCCCGGAACGCGCCCTGTTCTGGCGCTCCGACCATTATCGCGTGCTGCTCGAGGGCGGATGGAAGCTGCAGGTCTCCGAATATCCCGACCGGAGCTGGCTCTTCAATCTCGACGCGGACCCGACCGAGCAGGTCGACCTTGCGGCCACCGAGCCGGCGCGTCTGGCGCAGATGCGGGCCCGCCTCGACGCCCTCAATGCCGAGCAAAGTGCGCCGCTATGGCCGAGT
- a CDS encoding TetR/AcrR family transcriptional regulator, with amino-acid sequence MQTAPNPDGRTARRNANREKIVSAFLEMVREGTYQPSAHQVAHQAGVSPRTVFRCFQDMESLYRELAMALQKEFLPRVLTRFDTTDRSRRLSLLIENRASVFGDMEPFRFAAETHRAAHPSLADEHRLLIQVERQRLTHAINPDGVLDADTFEALNAVTSFDFWRRLRVDQALTRSVAARTMALAATGIYTARPDPGPVTEPKTGERPNVASD; translated from the coding sequence ATGCAAACGGCACCGAATCCTGACGGCCGCACCGCGCGGCGCAATGCCAATCGCGAGAAGATCGTTTCGGCTTTTCTCGAAATGGTTAGGGAAGGCACATACCAGCCCAGCGCGCATCAGGTCGCGCATCAGGCCGGCGTCAGCCCGCGCACCGTGTTCCGCTGCTTCCAGGATATGGAATCGCTCTATCGCGAGCTTGCCATGGCGCTGCAGAAGGAGTTCCTCCCGCGCGTCCTGACCCGGTTCGACACGACAGATCGAAGCCGGCGCCTCAGCCTGCTCATCGAGAACCGGGCATCGGTTTTTGGCGATATGGAGCCGTTTCGTTTCGCTGCCGAAACGCATCGCGCCGCCCACCCCTCACTGGCCGACGAGCATCGCCTGCTGATCCAGGTGGAGCGCCAGCGACTGACCCATGCGATCAACCCCGACGGGGTGCTGGACGCGGATACGTTTGAAGCGCTCAACGCGGTGACCAGCTTCGACTTCTGGCGCCGGCTGCGCGTCGACCAGGCGCTCACACGGTCCGTCGCCGCGCGCACCATGGCGCTCGCAGCGACCGGCATCTACACCGCACGGCCCGACCCCGGTCCGGTTACCGAACCCAAGACCGGCGAACGTCCGAACGTGGCATCCGACTAA
- a CDS encoding 50S ribosomal protein L21 yields MFAVIKTGGKQYRVAAGDEIRIEKLEGAAGDTLDLGDVLMLGSDAGITVGSPTVDGAQVIGELLDTNRARKIIVFKKRRRQNYRRTKGHRQWGTVVRIAEIVAPGEKAKTALKSTTAAPKAAEAPKAAAKAAPKAEKAAAPKAAKAAAPKAAAADALTELTGVGPALATKLNEAGITTFAQVAAWTEADLDALSETITGLKAKAEKNDWINAAKALAK; encoded by the coding sequence ATGTTTGCTGTGATCAAGACCGGCGGTAAGCAATACCGCGTTGCCGCTGGCGACGAAATTCGCATCGAGAAGCTCGAGGGCGCCGCTGGCGACACGCTCGACCTCGGTGACGTCCTGATGCTCGGCTCTGACGCCGGCATCACGGTCGGCTCGCCGACCGTTGATGGTGCCCAGGTGATCGGCGAGCTGCTGGACACCAACCGCGCCCGCAAGATTATCGTCTTCAAGAAGCGCCGCCGTCAGAATTACCGCCGCACGAAGGGCCACCGTCAGTGGGGCACCGTCGTTCGCATCGCGGAAATCGTCGCACCGGGCGAGAAGGCCAAGACCGCGCTGAAGTCGACCACGGCTGCGCCGAAGGCTGCCGAAGCACCGAAGGCGGCTGCCAAGGCTGCCCCGAAAGCCGAGAAGGCTGCGGCCCCCAAGGCTGCCAAGGCTGCGGCTCCCAAGGCCGCAGCGGCTGACGCCCTGACCGAGCTGACCGGTGTCGGTCCGGCCCTTGCCACGAAGCTGAATGAAGCCGGCATCACCACGTTTGCGCAAGTCGCAGCCTGGACCGAAGCCGATCTGGACGCCCTGAGCGAGACCATCACCGGTCTCAAGGCCAAGGCAGAGAAAAACGACTGGATCAACGCCGCCAAGGCGCTGGCCAAGTAA
- the rpmA gene encoding 50S ribosomal protein L27 produces MAHKKAGGSSRNGRDSAGRRLGVKKFGGQEVIPGNIIIRQRGTKVNPGANVGMGKDHTLFALTEGRVVFAKKSGGKSFVSVEPIAKAAE; encoded by the coding sequence ATGGCTCACAAAAAAGCAGGCGGTTCATCCCGTAACGGTCGCGACTCAGCCGGTCGCCGCCTTGGTGTGAAGAAGTTCGGTGGCCAGGAAGTCATTCCGGGCAACATCATCATCCGTCAACGCGGCACCAAGGTGAATCCGGGCGCCAATGTCGGCATGGGCAAGGACCACACCCTGTTCGCGCTTACCGAAGGCCGCGTGGTCTTCGCGAAGAAATCCGGCGGCAAGTCTTTCGTCTCTGTCGAGCCGATTGCCAAAGCAGCGGAATAA
- a CDS encoding GNAT family N-acetyltransferase yields the protein MGPRIETERLVMRLPVLEDASNIATYLGDYDVAKNTARVPHPYPELAAEMWVLMTRAGWQPGGNLSLTVEMAGEAIGGGGVFKRKADADWEIGYWIGKPWWGQGLATELGRGLVDYARNTLGTRRLIAGYYKDNPASGRVLEKLGFTHIGEGVRAFSMARMGPADMHELSLAL from the coding sequence ATGGGCCCGCGGATCGAAACCGAACGCCTGGTGATGCGGCTTCCCGTCCTGGAAGACGCGTCCAATATCGCCACCTATCTGGGTGATTACGACGTCGCCAAGAATACCGCCCGCGTGCCACATCCCTATCCTGAACTGGCGGCGGAGATGTGGGTGCTGATGACACGGGCCGGCTGGCAGCCCGGCGGCAATCTCTCGCTGACCGTGGAGATGGCTGGCGAAGCGATTGGCGGTGGTGGCGTGTTCAAGCGCAAGGCCGATGCCGATTGGGAGATCGGCTACTGGATTGGCAAGCCTTGGTGGGGCCAGGGTCTGGCGACCGAGCTGGGACGCGGCCTGGTGGACTATGCCCGCAACACACTCGGCACCCGCCGCCTGATCGCGGGCTATTACAAGGATAATCCCGCCTCGGGCCGCGTTCTGGAGAAGCTCGGCTTCACCCATATCGGCGAGGGTGTTCGCGCCTTCTCGATGGCCCGCATGGGCCCCGCCGACATGCATGAACTCTCGCTGGCCCTGTAG
- a CDS encoding EF-hand domain-containing protein, with protein MTQTNRPRKRPSKKTEALEIRLSPEEKSAFLDACQRAGRTASAVLRDAMRGYSQFGPMARLPGSPTMIVSAFAGASIGALLLLSAVQGTEPGEQDRLYGMSLFNSYAVSDFYDHELTLAEYLERSGSVQSTFEQMVLSQTDPDAIPAQDRTTIGERSGAIFGQLFIPANLDPALFRENMERVTDGCWAAMDDVRYARLRRRFESWDADQNGRVTAREFSDATLATIRQSFQLQDADGDGAIAIADFDPSIWQARDDANRAASETGGQGNVSMRSQSFHLPETACATERVWAQASAPTSPDDFFSAATREDGRLRPNSAAGMVASRDLDANGQISFAEFVATSGY; from the coding sequence ATGACCCAGACCAACCGCCCACGCAAACGTCCGTCAAAGAAGACGGAAGCGCTCGAGATCCGGCTCTCTCCAGAGGAAAAGTCGGCCTTTCTTGACGCGTGTCAGCGGGCGGGCCGGACGGCGAGTGCTGTGTTGAGAGATGCCATGCGCGGCTACAGCCAATTTGGTCCGATGGCACGCCTGCCGGGGAGTCCCACAATGATCGTTTCCGCATTCGCGGGCGCCAGTATTGGTGCCCTTCTTCTTTTGAGCGCCGTACAGGGTACCGAACCCGGTGAGCAAGACCGGCTTTACGGTATGTCATTATTCAACAGCTATGCCGTTTCCGATTTCTACGATCATGAGCTGACGCTTGCCGAGTATCTAGAGCGCTCCGGTTCCGTTCAGTCGACTTTTGAACAAATGGTGCTGAGTCAAACCGACCCGGATGCGATCCCCGCACAGGATCGGACGACCATCGGTGAGCGCAGCGGCGCCATTTTCGGGCAACTCTTCATTCCAGCCAATCTCGATCCCGCACTGTTTCGCGAAAATATGGAGCGAGTGACAGACGGGTGTTGGGCAGCAATGGATGATGTTCGCTATGCAAGATTGCGGCGCCGCTTTGAAAGCTGGGATGCAGATCAGAATGGGCGGGTGACCGCGCGGGAATTCTCGGACGCGACGCTGGCGACAATACGGCAGTCGTTTCAGCTCCAGGATGCTGATGGCGACGGCGCAATTGCAATCGCCGACTTCGACCCGTCGATATGGCAAGCCCGAGATGACGCAAATCGTGCCGCCTCGGAGACGGGTGGACAGGGGAATGTGTCGATGCGTTCCCAATCGTTTCACTTACCTGAGACTGCATGTGCGACCGAGCGCGTTTGGGCCCAGGCAAGTGCCCCGACGTCCCCAGATGATTTCTTCTCCGCAGCGACGCGCGAAGATGGGCGACTTCGGCCCAATTCAGCAGCGGGAATGGTGGCATCCCGGGATCTGGACGCGAATGGTCAAATCTCCTTCGCCGAGTTTGTTGCAACCAGCGGCTACTAG
- the obgE gene encoding GTPase ObgE codes for MKFLDQAKVYVRSGNGGGGCVSFRREAYVEYGGPDGGDGGKGGDVWVEAVDGLNTLIDYRYKQHFKADTGGHGMGRQRTGAGGEDSVLQVPVGTQILDEDKEEILADLTEIGQRVLLARGGDGGKGNVHFKTSTNQAPRKTIPGWPGEERWVWLRLKLIADVGLVGLPNAGKSTFLSVVSRANPKIAAYPFTTLYPNLGVVDLGPSSRFIVADIPGLIEGAHEGAGIGDRFLGHIERCASLIHLIDGTQDDVVGAYKTVRGELEAYGDGLPEKREILALNKTDAMDDEMVAEKVAALEAASGKTVMTLSGVSGDGVKELCGSAWEIVLDARRAEKDAAEAALAAENGEDGWAPS; via the coding sequence ATGAAATTCCTCGACCAAGCCAAAGTCTATGTCCGCTCCGGGAATGGTGGCGGCGGCTGCGTGTCGTTCCGACGCGAGGCCTATGTCGAATATGGCGGACCCGATGGCGGTGATGGCGGCAAGGGCGGCGATGTCTGGGTCGAGGCGGTCGACGGGCTGAACACGCTGATCGATTACCGCTACAAGCAGCACTTCAAAGCCGATACCGGGGGCCACGGCATGGGTCGTCAGCGCACCGGGGCCGGCGGCGAGGACTCCGTCCTGCAGGTCCCGGTCGGGACCCAGATCCTCGATGAGGACAAGGAAGAAATCCTCGCCGACCTGACCGAGATCGGCCAGCGCGTCCTGCTGGCGCGTGGCGGTGACGGCGGCAAGGGCAATGTCCACTTCAAGACCTCGACCAACCAGGCGCCGCGCAAGACCATTCCAGGCTGGCCCGGCGAGGAGCGCTGGGTGTGGCTGCGCCTGAAACTGATCGCCGATGTCGGCCTGGTCGGCCTGCCCAATGCGGGCAAGTCGACTTTCCTGTCGGTGGTCAGCCGCGCCAATCCGAAGATCGCCGCATACCCCTTCACCACGCTTTACCCCAATCTCGGCGTTGTCGATCTGGGCCCAAGCTCGCGCTTTATCGTCGCCGACATTCCCGGCCTGATCGAGGGTGCCCATGAGGGCGCCGGCATCGGTGACCGTTTCCTGGGCCATATCGAGCGCTGCGCCTCGCTGATCCATTTGATCGACGGCACGCAGGACGATGTCGTCGGCGCCTACAAGACCGTGCGCGGTGAGCTGGAAGCCTATGGCGACGGCCTGCCGGAGAAGCGGGAAATTCTCGCCCTCAACAAGACCGACGCCATGGATGACGAGATGGTGGCCGAAAAGGTCGCCGCCCTCGAGGCCGCCAGCGGCAAGACCGTGATGACGCTGTCCGGTGTCTCGGGCGACGGCGTCAAGGAGTTGTGCGGCAGCGCCTGGGAAATCGTGCTCGACGCCCGCCGCGCCGAGAAGGATGCCGCCGAAGCGGCGCTCGCGGCCGAGAATGGCGAGGATGGCTGGGCGCCCTCATGA
- the proB gene encoding glutamate 5-kinase: MIRADFDAARCVVVKAGSSLLQAGDTVIAAIVADIMTLRARAARVIIVSSGAVALGRDRLGLPVGSLSLEQKQAAAAAGQPRLLQLWERAFAVHGVVTAQALLTLDVTESRRSWLNARATLSTLLDLGAVPIVNENDTIATDEIRYGDNDRLAARVAQLAGADLLVLLSDIEALHDADPRRSADARPIHDVPAITAQIHAMAGEANSGAGVGTGGMRTKILAAELAGASGCATAIALGTAANPLLSLARPDHGTWFQPSGTPASARERWISGVVSRHGAVRIDAGAAQALKAGKSLLPVGVTQIEGQFERGETIRILGPDGHVIARGVTAYNAADARRVAGCRSDETETRLGYRRAAALIHTDDIVRVGQMERDS; encoded by the coding sequence ATGATACGGGCTGACTTCGACGCGGCGCGCTGTGTCGTGGTCAAGGCCGGCTCCAGCCTGCTGCAAGCCGGCGACACGGTGATTGCCGCCATCGTTGCCGACATCATGACCCTGCGGGCCCGCGCCGCCCGGGTCATTATCGTATCCTCCGGCGCTGTGGCGCTGGGTCGTGACCGGCTCGGCCTGCCTGTCGGCAGTCTCAGCCTCGAGCAGAAACAGGCCGCCGCTGCGGCGGGCCAGCCTCGCCTGCTGCAGCTCTGGGAGCGCGCTTTCGCCGTGCACGGGGTGGTCACCGCGCAGGCGCTTTTGACCCTCGACGTGACCGAAAGCCGGCGAAGCTGGCTCAATGCCCGGGCGACCCTGTCGACCCTGCTCGATCTCGGGGCCGTCCCGATTGTGAACGAGAATGACACCATCGCCACCGACGAGATTCGCTATGGCGACAATGATCGGCTGGCCGCCCGCGTCGCCCAGCTCGCCGGCGCTGACCTGCTGGTGCTCCTCAGCGACATCGAGGCGCTCCATGATGCCGATCCGCGCCGATCGGCGGACGCCCGGCCCATCCATGACGTCCCCGCGATCACGGCGCAGATCCACGCCATGGCCGGCGAGGCCAATTCCGGGGCCGGCGTCGGCACAGGCGGCATGCGGACCAAAATTCTCGCGGCCGAACTGGCCGGCGCCTCCGGCTGTGCGACCGCCATCGCGCTCGGCACCGCGGCGAACCCGTTGCTCAGCCTGGCCCGACCCGATCATGGCACCTGGTTTCAGCCGTCCGGCACCCCTGCCAGTGCCCGTGAGCGCTGGATATCCGGGGTCGTCAGCCGCCATGGCGCGGTCCGCATCGATGCCGGCGCGGCGCAGGCGCTGAAAGCCGGCAAGTCACTGCTGCCGGTGGGCGTGACCCAGATCGAGGGGCAGTTCGAGCGCGGCGAAACCATCCGCATCCTCGGTCCAGACGGGCACGTGATCGCCCGCGGTGTGACGGCCTATAATGCCGCCGATGCCCGCCGGGTCGCCGGGTGTCGCAGTGACGAGACCGAGACCCGGCTGGGCTATCGCCGGGCCGCCGCCCTGATCCATACCGATGATATTGTCCGGGTCGGGCAGATGGAGCGGGATTCATGA
- a CDS encoding nicotinate-nucleotide adenylyltransferase: protein MSRNGALRGDGLSRGMRVGLFGGSFDPPHAGHLHVAQTAMRRLGLDQVWWLVSPQNPLKATPAGDFDRRFDAVRQIAARPGMRITDIETRLGTTRTIDLLNHLRQRHPDVHFVWLMGADNLAGIHRWANWTQIFQSVPVAVIARPQDAVRARLSHAARQYARSRIRESEAVALPLLQAPAWTYLTERLHSHSSTALRARP from the coding sequence ATGAGCCGCAACGGGGCCTTGCGCGGTGACGGGCTGAGCCGGGGCATGCGGGTCGGCCTGTTCGGGGGGAGTTTCGATCCACCGCATGCCGGCCATCTGCACGTCGCGCAGACCGCCATGCGGCGGCTCGGCCTCGATCAGGTCTGGTGGCTGGTCTCCCCCCAGAACCCGCTCAAGGCGACGCCCGCCGGCGATTTTGATCGCCGGTTTGACGCCGTCCGCCAGATTGCGGCCCGGCCAGGCATGCGCATCACCGACATCGAAACCCGGCTCGGCACAACACGCACGATCGACCTGCTCAACCACCTCCGGCAACGCCATCCCGATGTTCATTTCGTCTGGCTGATGGGCGCAGACAATCTGGCCGGCATTCACCGCTGGGCCAATTGGACGCAAATTTTCCAGAGCGTCCCGGTCGCCGTCATCGCACGGCCACAGGATGCGGTGCGGGCCCGGCTGTCACATGCCGCGCGGCAGTATGCGCGTTCACGCATTCGTGAGAGCGAAGCGGTGGCACTGCCCCTCCTGCAGGCACCGGCATGGACCTATCTGACAGAGCGGTTACACTCTCATTCCTCGACTGCGCTGCGCGCGCGCCCCTGA
- the egtD gene encoding L-histidine N(alpha)-methyltransferase, translating to MHDRMPGRPSAHAALAFYDDQHPPAGDFLADVLEGFSRTPKQLAPVYFYDATGSAIFDEITDLPEYYVTRTELDILDRIGPELSGLAGPGAVVIEPGSGSSVKIRKLLDALSEPAAYVGLDISGTHLEAACQEIAADYPALQVGAICADFTQGLDLSQLQLESGRRIIFFPGSTIGNFEPEGARQLLAGFRDALRPGDAVLIGADRVKNTDTLVAAYDDAQGVTARFNLNLVDRINRELDGTIDPSGLSHKAIWNAEKARIEMHLVADHAQRFHVAGREFELREGESIHTENSHKFTPESFTSLAESVGFDVLHSWSDAADLFSLHWLEPAAKA from the coding sequence ATGCACGACCGGATGCCCGGCCGCCCCAGCGCCCATGCTGCGCTTGCCTTCTACGACGATCAGCACCCACCGGCAGGCGACTTCCTTGCCGACGTCCTTGAGGGCTTTTCCCGCACCCCAAAGCAATTGGCGCCTGTCTATTTCTACGATGCGACGGGCTCGGCGATCTTTGATGAGATCACCGATCTGCCCGAGTACTACGTAACGCGGACCGAGCTCGATATCCTTGACCGGATCGGCCCGGAGCTGTCCGGCCTGGCCGGTCCGGGCGCCGTGGTTATCGAGCCCGGCTCGGGCTCCAGTGTGAAAATCCGCAAGCTGCTCGATGCCCTTTCGGAGCCGGCCGCTTATGTTGGTCTGGACATTTCCGGGACCCATCTGGAGGCCGCCTGCCAGGAGATCGCCGCAGACTACCCGGCCCTTCAGGTTGGCGCGATATGCGCCGACTTTACCCAGGGCCTCGATCTCTCCCAGCTGCAGCTGGAAAGCGGACGTCGCATCATCTTTTTTCCTGGCTCAACGATCGGCAATTTCGAACCCGAAGGCGCTCGACAGCTGCTGGCCGGCTTCCGGGATGCTTTGCGTCCGGGCGATGCGGTACTAATCGGTGCCGACCGGGTCAAGAATACCGACACGCTGGTGGCGGCCTATGATGATGCCCAGGGCGTCACGGCGCGGTTCAACCTCAACCTGGTCGACCGGATCAATCGCGAACTCGACGGCACAATTGACCCGTCCGGACTATCACACAAGGCGATCTGGAACGCCGAAAAGGCCCGGATCGAGATGCATCTTGTGGCGGATCATGCGCAACGCTTCCACGTGGCCGGGCGTGAATTCGAACTGCGCGAGGGCGAGAGCATCCATACCGAAAATTCCCACAAGTTCACGCCGGAAAGCTTCACTTCCCTTGCAGAATCAGTGGGTTTTGATGTGCTTCACTCCTGGTCTGACGCGGCTGACCTGTTCTCGCTGCACTGGCTCGAACCCGCCGCAAAAGCGTGA
- the rsfS gene encoding ribosome silencing factor: MTERTQTLSTELSRRAEQETASAVRVTGDDGPVEAFETLILDSLDDDKAEDVVAIDLRGKSSITDIMVIASGRSARHVASLADHLVRKLKETGHGKARIEGTQTNDWVLIDMGDIIVHIFRPEVREFYNLEKMWSVEPDASAS, translated from the coding sequence CTGACAGAGAGGACACAGACCCTGTCTACAGAATTATCCCGCCGCGCTGAGCAGGAAACGGCATCCGCCGTCCGCGTCACCGGCGATGACGGCCCTGTCGAGGCCTTCGAAACCCTGATCCTCGACTCGCTTGATGATGACAAGGCGGAAGACGTCGTTGCCATCGACCTCCGCGGGAAATCATCCATCACCGACATCATGGTCATTGCTTCCGGCCGCTCGGCAAGGCATGTCGCCTCGCTGGCCGACCATCTTGTGCGCAAGCTCAAGGAGACGGGACACGGCAAGGCCCGGATCGAAGGCACCCAGACCAATGACTGGGTCCTGATCGACATGGGCGATATCATTGTTCACATCTTCCGCCCGGAAGTGCGCGAATTCTACAATCTGGAAAAGATGTGGTCGGTAGAGCCGGACGCGTCGGCCTCCTAG
- the rlmH gene encoding 23S rRNA (pseudouridine(1915)-N(3))-methyltransferase RlmH, with the protein MKLRIAAIGRLKSGPERTLVDDYLERGTATGRAIGLGPLAETELDNRSLKSANDESRALAASLDPGARLVLLDERGKALGSRQLARQVGQWRDEGVREAVFCIGGADGHDRSQFPQPDLMLAFGPAVFPHKLVRVMLAEQLYRAVSILAGTPYHRD; encoded by the coding sequence GTGAAGCTGCGCATCGCCGCCATCGGTCGGCTGAAGTCCGGCCCTGAACGCACCCTGGTCGATGACTATCTGGAACGCGGCACCGCGACCGGACGAGCCATCGGCCTGGGTCCGCTCGCCGAGACCGAGCTCGATAACCGGAGCCTCAAAAGCGCCAATGATGAAAGCCGGGCCCTTGCGGCCAGTCTTGACCCGGGCGCGCGGCTTGTCCTTCTGGATGAGCGCGGCAAGGCTCTGGGATCACGCCAGCTGGCGAGGCAAGTCGGCCAGTGGCGGGATGAAGGGGTACGGGAAGCGGTTTTCTGCATCGGCGGCGCCGACGGTCATGATCGCTCGCAATTCCCCCAGCCTGACCTGATGCTTGCCTTCGGCCCGGCCGTTTTCCCGCACAAGCTGGTCAGGGTCATGCTTGCCGAGCAGCTTTACCGGGCGGTCTCCATCCTTGCCGGGACGCCCTATCATCGTGATTGA